A window of the Lactuca sativa cultivar Salinas chromosome 5, Lsat_Salinas_v11, whole genome shotgun sequence genome harbors these coding sequences:
- the LOC111878016 gene encoding uncharacterized protein LOC111878016 has protein sequence MDFQKKRIQFLSFIVGVIVLSFTAEKCRQMVGETGSSQSGKFTIFNCLDGGSGTLACIVKESVKLYTYNIRTLHVEVARNKAIEASLADAISQGMEAKAAAKQAQKDGAKAAKMATRKAKRIIGPIISSGWDFFEAIYYGGTVTEGFLRGTGTLFGTYFVGYLGEERFGRFGYLVGSQFGSWIGGRIGLMVYDIANGVHFLLGFGQFEENVGQREENVGQMEEIVGQLEESVSENGYGGSFLEMVMGYVGSYLSEESQVSEEADVFEAPVYDSFESTEEL, from the exons ATGGATTTCCAGAAGAAGAGAATCCAATTTCTTAGTTTTATTGTTGGCGTTATCGTCCTCAGTTTCACAG cTGAAAAATGCAGACAAATGGTTGGAGAAACGGGATCATCCCAAAGTGGAAAGTTCACCATCTTCAACTGTTTAGATGGGGGTTCAGGAACATTAGCATGCATAGTAAAAGAAAGTGTAAAGCTTTACACATACAACATCAGAACACTTCATGTTGAAGTAGCAAGAAACAAAGCAATCGAAGCATCACTAGCAGATGCAATTTCACAAGGCATGGAAGCCAAAGCTGCTGCAAAACAAGCCCAAAAAGATGGAGCCAAAGCTGCAAAAATGGCGACCCGGAAAGCTAAACGGATCATAGGCCCGATTATTTCATCCGGGTGGGATTTCTTTGAAGCCATTTATTATGGAGGAACTGTGACTGAAGGGTTTCTCAGGGGTACAGGAACATTGTTTGGGACTTATTTTGTTGGGTATTTAGGGGAAGAAAGGTTTGGGCGATTTGGGTATTTGGTTGGAAGTCAATTTGGAAGTTGGATTGGTGGAAGGATTGGGCTTATGGTTTATGATATTGCTAATGGTGTTCATTTCTTGCTTGGGTTTGGTCAATTTGAGGAGAATGTTGGTCAACGGGAGGAGAATGTTGGTCAAATGGAGGAAATTGTTGGTCAACTGGAGGAAAGTGTTAGTGAAAATGGGTATGGGGGTTCGTTTCTTGAAATGGTCATGGGTTATGTGGGTTCGTATTTGTCTGAAGAATCTCAAGTGTCTGAGGAGGCTGATGTTTTTGAAGCTCCGGTTTATGATAGCTTTGAGTCAACTGAAGAACTTTGA